The genomic region AAACTGCGCTCGCTGATCGTCGGCTACACCGTCAGTCCGGCGCTGCTTCGCCGCGTCGGCATGAGCAGGCTGCGGCTGTACGCCCAGGGCGCCAACCTGTTCACTATCACGAAATACAGCGGCCTCGATCCCGAGCTCAGCGGTAACAGTTCGGCTTTCGGGGTGGATTATGCCAACTATCCGAACAACCAGAAAAACTTCATTTTCGGCCTGAACCTGTCTTTCTAACCAGCCTGACCTTCTGATCATGAAAACGATAAAATCTTTTTTCTCGATGGCGAGCCTGGTGCTGGTGCTGCTGTCGACCAACGCCTGCCGCAAGGATTATCTGGAAATCGGGCCGCTGGGCACCACGGGCGAAGCGACGCTGGCCAACAAGGCGGGCGTCAACGGCCTGCTCGTCGGAGCCTACTCGCTGCTCGACGGCTGGGGCGTGCCGAACACGACCTACTATTTTGTCGGCGTGAGCAACTGGGTTTTTGGCGGGGTGACCTCCGACGACGCTCACACGGGCACGCAGGCGTCGGCGCTGCCGCCGATGGAGGCCGTCGAAAGCTACAATTACGACCCGACGCTGATTCCGTTCAACCACAAATGGATGGTGCTGTATGCCGGGGTGCAGCGGGCCAACGACGTGCTGCGGGTGCTGGCGAAGGTGACCGACCCCTCGCTTTCGGCCGAAGAAGCCAAACAGATCAAGGCCGAGGCTACGTTCCTGCGCGCCCTGTATCATTTCGAAGCGGCCAAGATGTGGGAGAATGTGCCGTACGTCGACGAGTCGGTCAGCTACGCCGGCGGCAACTACAACGTCGCCAATACCAGTCCGGTCTGGCCGAAGCTGGAAGCCGATTTCAAATTCGCCGCCGACAACCTGACGCCGACCAAAACGGAGGTCGGGCGGGCCAACAGCTGGGCCGCGAAGGCGTTTCTGGCGAAGGTGTACATGTTTCAGGACAAATACACGGAAGCCAAGCCGTTGCTGGAAGACATCATTGCCAACGGCGTGACGGCTTCGGGCCGGAAATACGCGCTGGTGAACTATGCCGACAATTTTAACCCGGTGAAGAAAAACAGTGCTGAGTCCATTTTCGCGGTGCAGATGTCCATAGCCGAAAGCTTCCAGAACGGCAATTACGGCGATGCGCTCAACTTCCCGATGGGCGGCCCGGCGACCTGCTGCGGGGCGTACCAGCCGTCGTTCAGCCTCGTGAATTCGTACAAAACCGACCCCCGGA from Tellurirhabdus rosea harbors:
- a CDS encoding RagB/SusD family nutrient uptake outer membrane protein, whose amino-acid sequence is MKTIKSFFSMASLVLVLLSTNACRKDYLEIGPLGTTGEATLANKAGVNGLLVGAYSLLDGWGVPNTTYYFVGVSNWVFGGVTSDDAHTGTQASALPPMEAVESYNYDPTLIPFNHKWMVLYAGVQRANDVLRVLAKVTDPSLSAEEAKQIKAEATFLRALYHFEAAKMWENVPYVDESVSYAGGNYNVANTSPVWPKLEADFKFAADNLTPTKTEVGRANSWAAKAFLAKVYMFQDKYTEAKPLLEDIIANGVTASGRKYALVNYADNFNPVKKNSAESIFAVQMSIAESFQNGNYGDALNFPMGGPATCCGAYQPSFSLVNSYKTDPRTGLPLLDSFNNEDVKNDQGIESSTPFTPYEGTLDSRLDWTVGRRGIPYLDWGLHPGKAWIRVQAVAGPYSPIKTVYYQADRATTSSSARWTSNNYTMIRFADVLLWAAEAEVEIGSLAKAQEYVNRVRARAADPAGWVKKYIDPANPLRGFTSEPAANYKVGLYTNEFTTKGKDFAREAVRFERKLELAMEGHRFFDLRRWDNGTGYMATVLNDYVKHETTIPGYDFTYMKGATFKKGKTELYPIPQAQIDLSVVNGTPTLKQNPGY